A single genomic interval of Camelina sativa cultivar DH55 chromosome 11, Cs, whole genome shotgun sequence harbors:
- the LOC104723027 gene encoding polygalacturonase QRT3-like, protein MRLHSFISSLLLFLITISMVFEETLSLRRDMTKLLKFQEKIQERLAVAPTLSPVSSPPSSHSPKMVGKVIYPIGYGADPTGGRDSSDAMLEALTDAFQLQTGLEMLPRVADLGGLVIDLQGGSYMIGKPLRFPSSGGGNLVVKGGTFRASEVFPGDRHLVELVASNSGKPMKTSPEDSFSDRKDQNSGISYEDVTFQDVLFDSSFRGGGILVIDSARIRITNCYFLHFTTQGIKVQGGHETYISNSFLGQHSTVGGDRGERGFTGTGIDISSNDNAITDVVIFSAGIGISLNGGANMVTGVHCYNKATWFGGIGILVKSHLTRIDNCYLDYTGIVIEDPVHVHVTNALFLGDANIVLRSVHGRISGVNIVNNMFSGTAKNNFPIVKLEGEFHDIDQVVIDQNNAEGMTLKSTTGKATVSANGTRWVADFSPVLVFPNRINHYQHSFFSQSGQIPANAVTNVSNNVVVVETDRAVTGTVSVIVYQ, encoded by the exons atgaGACTCCATAGCTTTATAAGCTCGTTGCTACTGTTTCTGATCACAATTTCAATGGTGTTTGAAGAGACATTATCCTTGAGAAGAGACATGACCAAGCTTTTAAAGTTCCAAGAGAAGATCCAAGAACGGCTCGCAGTCGCTCCCACTCTCTCACcagtttcttctcctccttcttctcacTCTCCCAAAATG GTGGGGAAGGTGATCTATCCGATTGGTTACGGAGCTGACCCGACAGGTGGACGAGATAGTAGTGACGCAATGCTTGAAGCTTTAACCGATGCTTTTCAGTTACAAACTGGACTTGAGATGCTTCCACGTGTTGCTGATTTAGGTGGTCTTGTTATTGATCTCCAAGGTGGCAGCTACATGATTGGAAAACCTCTCAGGTTCCCTTCCTCCGGCGGTGGAAATCTCGTG GTAAAAGGTGGGACTTTCCGGGCATCGGAAGTGTTTCCCGGTGATAGGCATTTGGTCGAGCTCGTAGCATCAAACTCCGGGAAACCAATGAAAACGTCGCCGGAGGATTCTTTTTCCGATCGCAAAGACCAGAACTCCGGGATATCCTATGAGGATGTGACTTTTCAAGATGTTCTCTTCGACTCAAGCTTCCGAGGAGGTGGCATTTTGGTGATAGACTCAGCTCGTATTCGTATAACCAATTGCTACTTCCTCCATTTCACAACACAGGGGATTAAAGTCCAAGGAGGTCACGAGACAtacatttcaaactctttcttgggGCAACATTCAACGGTAGGAGGAGACAGAGGAGAAAGAGGATTTACCGGAACAGGAATCGACATCTCGAGTAACGATAATGCCATTACAGATGTAGTGATCTTCTCAGCTGGGATAGGTATCTCTTTGAATGGTGGAGCGAATATGGTTACGGGCGTGCATTGCTACAACAAAGCTACATGGTTTGGTGGAATAGGCATTCTAGTGAAATCGCATTTAACGAGGATAGACAACTGTTACCTTGATTACACAGGTATAGTCATTGAAGATCCTGTTCACGTTCATGTCACAAACGCTTTGTTCTTAGGAGATGCAAACATCGTCTTGAGATCAGTACACGGGAGGATCTCCGGGGTAAACATTGTCAACAACATGTTTAGCGGTACTGCGAAAAACAACTTCCCTATTGTTAAGCTGGAAGGGGAGTTTCATGATATTGATCAAGTTGTGATTGATCAAAACAATGCTGAAGGGATGACACTGAAATCAACAACCGGAAAGGCCACGGTTTCTGCAAATGGGACAAGATGGGTTGCTGATTTTTCCCCTGTTTTGGTATTCCCAAACCGAATAAACCACTACCAGCATTCGTTTTTCTCTCAGTCCGGGCAGATTCCTGCAAATGCAGTGACCAATGTTTCCAACAATGTGGTAGTTGTAGAAACCGACAGAGCTGTAACTGGAACTGTGTCAGTTATTGTATACCAGTAA
- the LOC104723023 gene encoding uncharacterized protein LOC104723023, translated as MEKVSSACAMEWSIKLEKSLRSKNPVRAVEAILETGEKLEQWSKEPESVIAVYNLFGLVPEEDRLFSNTILLRLVDGFCVGDKIVKLAVVRVFKSMFKLSRRKNVCESATWFLSKARVYNHLELLKRVKNVYDKGDTETKALALILFGCWRDFASEFAPVRYLIFTSMVSSHELEVRSALFAAACFCEVADDFALVVLGMLNDMVKFPDIMPKTRLAAVQVFAKMGCSHAISNRAFKICMKLMLESPKEDNLVPFLVSLTKLASRSTYLTSELAEVIMPFLGEDKTSHVRAVVLRCLHFLVERGMCFSLVHEREIASVSSLLKQEGLSLDMQLKALQIFQKILVYKICTADASEFHQLGSIVENASHSEIFSSNCLAISILVGIWKEIVRTAEIRSIEVSLTSLPLQLVVLIMDRVTLLGRLCSDPSQVDYALVGEVQDLFNFLYLVLGKHSELRLQVLDKVMLFLDYIVNLNDGLRKTDGDHELLLSVISYKGKRGAVMRSEFLASIHKFLIVFLENLEGDDSLLSQVYEKVKHITECVRSCRFFDFHTQMVYTLLLHSPVLWGFPVNDDADENSGVSLVADIVNYGIVSLDCSNQILMERDYWPAYRAGVYAARLGAWVISALIFDKLKTNVQSDVNCFWLKSLTYLSHAEGKFQLLLTPGDSFKLVNWLRSSGYLPELSKEASGEFTHCVALHDAYMNLQSSVGMLGNIIASGELFCFQTWFLVLKTRGLETVIDLVETLGLLNQDIRNKKQVEETILIGCNSLQQLPRISLQLQKLAKEFDMLAKCFIDIDDSSFSIITTSSLSCSVLAFAAGIALFIPDFSFHEAMVPFTSQSDLCSRLVQDLVQRLGKVDPEICEKLNILIRANKSVNCLHLQPRNQVLRVCGKVKMLLSICRDVLASIHGLQNQSISMQKEEIMSEITQSCRTLLSQAIMKWMQIPFGIPKHFFKIRPCVGAELFVLSSGGGKRTPDIVSVEQGFQLSLDLCLQLKNIQQQKVPVRLNKLYCLLYSKLAYHTPTQHGETNRNQKSYSPWRDEDFVELSNKLFHHAIKSSKKLEVSGRFDWTKNGVSTVVEFEPNERGQGFSSCLLDVSRFPVGSYQIKWLSCSIDQHGSYWNLLPLNGKPVFTVKKAS; from the exons ATGGAGAAGGTTTCATCAGCTTGCGCCATGGAATGGAGCATCAAGCTCGAGAAATCTCTTCGTTCTAAAAACCCAG TTAGAGCCGTGGAAGCTATCTTAGAGACTGGTGAGAAGCTTGAACAATGGAGCAAAGAACCGGAATCTGTAATTGCTGTTtacaatttatttggtttagttCCTGAAGAAGATAGGCTTTTTTCCAATACTATCTTGTTGAGGCTAGTTGACGGGTTTTGTGTTGGGGATAAGATTGTGAAGCTTGCTGTTGTCCGGGTTTTTAAGTCTATGTTCAAGCTTAGTCGAAGGAAGAACGTATGTGAATCTGCAACTTGGTTTTTGTCAAAGGCTAGGGTGTATAACCACTTGGAACTTCTTAAACGAGTTAAGAATGTTTATGACAAGGGTGATACTGAGACAAAAGCTTTGGCTTTGATTCTGTTTGGTTGTTGGAGAGATTTCGCTAGCGAATTTGCTCCGGTTCGGTACTTGATTTTCACCAGTATGGTTTCTTCACATGAGCTGGAG GTAAGATCAGCTCTGTTTGCTGCAGCTTGCTTTTGTGAAGTAGCAGATGACTTTGCTTTAGTTGTTTTGGGGATGTTAAATGACATGGTGAAGTTCCCAGATATAATGCCAAAGACCAGGTTAGCTGCTGTGCAAGTTTTTGCAAAAATGGGATGCTCGCATGCAATTTCTAATAGAGCATTCAAG ATTTGTATGAAGCTAATGCTGGAATCCCCAAAAGAGGACAATTTGGTTCCATTCTTGGTTTCCCTGACTAAGCTTGCTTCAAGATCTACTTATCTTACTTCTGAACTG GCAGAGGTTATCATGCCCTTTCTGGGTGAAGATAAGACTTCTCATGTTCGAGCTGTGGTATTGAGGTGTCTCCACTTTCTCGTAGAAAGAGGGATGTGCTTCTCTCTTGTCCATGAAAGAGAAATTGCAAGTGTTTCAAGCTTGCTAAAGCAAGAAGGGCTCTCATTAGATATGCAACTTAAAGCTCTTCAAATTTTTCAGAAG ATACTTGTCTACAAAATCTGCACTGCTGATGCATCTGAATTCCATCAACTCGGATCTATTGTTGAGAATGCATCTCATTCTGAGATCTTCTCAAGCAATTGTCTAGCTATCAGTATATTGGTGGGTATATGGAAAGAAATAGTACGGACAGCAGAAATAAGATCAATTGAGGTTTCTTTAACGTCTCTACCGCTGCAGCTCGTTGTATTAATCATGGACAGGGTCACCTTGCTAGGACGCTTATGTTCGGATCCTTCTCAAGTTGACTATGCACTAGTTGGTGAGGTTCAAGACCTCTTCAATTTTCTTTACCTAGTACTAGGAAAACATTCTGAACTGAGGCTGCAAGTTCTTGACAAAGTCATGTTATTCCTAGATTATATTGTGAACCTAAATGATGGCTTAAGAAAAACAGATGGAGATCATGAACTGCTGCTTAGTGTTATCAGTTATAAAGGCAAAAGAGGAGCGGTCATGAGGTCAGAGTTTCTAGCTTCTATACACAAGTTCCTGATAGTGTTCTTGGAGAATCTCGAGGGCGATGATTCTCTTTTGTCTCAAGTTTATGAAAAGGTGAAGCATATCACTGAGTGTGTACGTTCATGCCGCTTCTTTGATTTCCACACACAAATGGTATATACTCTGCTATTACATTCTCCAGTTCTTTGGGGATTCCCTGTGAATGATGATGCAGATGAAAATTCAGGCGTCTCACTTGTTGCTGATATAGTTAATTATGGAATCGTTTCTCTTGACTGTTCAAATCAGATTTTGATGGAGAGAGACTACTGGCCTGCTTACAGAGCTGGGGTTTACGCAGCACGTTTGGGTGCTTGGGTCATCTCTGCTTTGATTTTTGACAAGCTGAAAACTAACGTCCAGTCTGATGTTAACTGTTTTTGGTTAAAGTCATTAACCTATTTATCTCATGCTGAGGGGAAATTCCAACTGCTTCTCACACCGGGTGATAGTTTCAAGTTAGTCAATTGGTTGAGAAGTAGCGGTTATTTACCAGAACTCTCCAAAGAGGCATCTGGAGAGTTTACCCACTGTGTAGCTCTTCATGATGCTTATATGAATTTACAATCGTCTGTGGGAATGTTGGGGAATATTATAGCATCAGGTGAACTGTTCTGTTTCCAAACGTGGTTCTTGGTTCTAAAGACTCGGGGACTGGAAACTGTGATTGATCTCGTCGAAACCCTCGGGCTGCTTAACCAAGATATCCGCAACAAGAAGCAAGTGGAGGAAACGATCTTGATTGGTTGCAATTCTCTGCAGCAGCTTCCTCGAATTTCTCTTCAGCTACAAAAGTTGGCAAAAGAATTTGATATGTTGGCAAAGTGTTTTATAGACATAGACGACAGCAGTTTTAGCATAATCACAACATCTTCACTGAGCTGTTCTGTTCTGGCTTTTGCTGCTGGAATAGCTCTTTTCATTccagatttttcttttcatgaagCAATGGTTCCTTTCACTTCACAAAGTGATCTGTGCTCGAGGCTTGTACAAGATTTAGTTCAACGGCTAGGGAAAGTGGATCCTGAAAT CTGCGAAAAGCTCAACATACTCATTAGGGCAAACAAATCAGTAAACTGTTTACACCTGCAACCTAGGAATCAGGTATTGAGAGTCTGTGGCAAGGTGAAGATGCTGCTCTCTATTTGCAGAGATGTTCTTGCATCCATTCATGGATTGCAGAATCAGTCAATATCAATGCAAAAAGAGGAGATTATGTCTGAGATTACTCAAAGTTGCAGGACTCTACTTTCACAAGCAATTATGAAATGGATGCAGATTCCTTTTGGCATTCCAAAACATTTCTTCAAGATAAG GCCTTGTGTCGGTGCCGAGCTATTTGTTCTTAGTTCAGGCGGTGGCAAGCGTACTCCTGATATAGTTTCAGTGGAACAAGGGTTTCAACTGTCACTAGATCTTTGTCTTCAGTTGAAAAACATACAACAACAGAAAGTCCCTGTTCGACTAAACAAACTGTATTGCCTTCTCTATTCTAAACTAGCTTATCACACTCCAACTCAACACGGTGAAACCAACAGAAACCAGAAGTCTTATTCCCCTTGGAGAGATGAAGATTTTGTAGAATTGAGTAACAAGCTATTTCATCATGCTATAAAGTCTAGTAAGAAGCTGGAAGTTTCAGGTCGATTTGATTGGACCAAAAATGGTGTTTCTACGGTTGTGGAGTTCGAACCAAATGAGAGAGGACAAGGGTTCTCGAGCTGCTTGCTAGATGTTTCGCGTTTCCCAGTTGGCTCATATCAAATAAAATGGCTAAGCTGTTCCATTGACCAGCATGGTTCTTACTGGAATCTCCTACCTCTCAATGGCAAGCCTGTGTTTACAGTAAAGAAAGCTTCATGA
- the LOC104727893 gene encoding multiple organellar RNA editing factor 1, mitochondrial-like, producing MAMLSHRLRRALLTATSYVNRSISLSPASISPASDFHSVSSSVLQRSVLGRSTEVATRAPARLYSTRQLKLYKEGDEITEDTVLFEGCDYNHWLITMDFPKDDPKSPEEMVATYEQTCAQGLGISVEEAKQRMYACSTTTYQGFQATMTEQESEKFKDLPGVVFILPDSYIDPVNKEYGGDKYENGVITHRPPPVQNTRMRPRPRFDRSPGGGGGGGPQNYQRNPQYGQQPPMQGGGGSYGSQQSYGPPGQGQGTQAPPPPYQAGYNQGPRSPPPPYQAGYNQSQGSPVPPYQGPQGSYGQGGSGNYNQGPQGGYNQGGPR from the exons ATGGCTATGTTATCTCACCGTCTCCGACGAGCTTTACTCACGGCGACTTCCTATGTTAACCGATCAATTTCTCTCTCCCCAGCTTCCATTTCACCAGCGTCCGATTTCCATTCTGTGTCTTCGTCGGTGCTACAGAGATCTGTTTTAGGTAGATCGACTGAAGTAGCCACTCGAGCTCCGGCGAGACTGTATTCGACGAGGCAGCTGAAGCTTTACAAAGAAGGCGATGAGATAACGGAAGACACTGTGTTGTTCGAAGGGTGTGATTATAATCACTGGCTTATCACTATGGATTTCCCCAAGGATGATCCTAAGTCTCCTGAGGAAATGGTCGCTACCTATGAACAAACCTGCGCTCAAGGACTTGGTATCAG TGTGGAAGAGGCCAAGCAAAGGATGTATGCTTGTAGCACAACAACTTACCAAGGTTTTCAGGCAACCATGACTGAACAAGAATCAGAAAAATTCAAGG ATCTACCTGGAGTGGTCTTCATATTGCCAGATTCCTACATTGATCCCGTGAACAAAGAGTATGGAG GAGACAAATACGAGAATGGAGTGATCACACACAGGCCACCACCAGTTCAGAATACCAGAATGAGACCCCGTCCTAGGTTTGACCGTTCAccgggaggaggaggaggaggaggtccTCAAAACTACCAAAGAAACCCACAGTATGGTCAGCAACCGCCAATGCAAGGTGGTGGAGGGAGCTATGGTTCTCAACAGAGCTATGGCCCTCCAGGACAAGGTCAGGGAACTCAAGCGCCTCCACCTCCATATCAGGCAGGGTACAACCAAGGCCCGAGATCTCCACCACCTCCGTATCAGGCAGGTTATAATCAAAGCCAGGGATCTCCAGTGCCTCCATACCAAGGGCCACAAGGCAGTTATGGTCAAGGCGGATCTGGGAACTATAACCAAGGGCCACAAGGaggttacaaccaaggaggacCTAGG
- the LOC104723028 gene encoding cold-inducible RNA-binding protein-like yields MWSATLSFPSFVATSSTLPNYRNRRFPKIKASLFNYPLASKIMVRNLPFSTSEDFLQREFSAFGEIAEVKLVKDESMKRSKGYAFIQFKSQDDAFLAIETMDRRMYNGRMIYIDIAKPRKRDFQGLPRTSGPPEKTQELEEATNDEVADCWY; encoded by the exons ATGTGGTCGGCGACGTTATCTTTCCCTTCCTTTGTGGCTACTTCATCTACTCTACCAAATTACAGGAATCGTAGGTTTCCGAAGATTAAAGCTTCGCTTTTTAATTACCCTCTCGCGAGCAAAATCATGGTCAGAA ATTTACCGTTTTCCACAAGTGAAGATTTTCTACAAAGGGAGTTTTCGGCTTTTGGAGAGATAGCTGAAG TTAAGCTTGTTAAAGATGAGTCAATGAAGAGATCAAAAGGTTATGCTTTTATTCAATTCAAGTCTCAGGATGATGCTTTTCTAGCCATTGAGACCATGGACCGTCGG ATGTACAATGGCAGGATGATTTATATAGACATTGCGAAACCAAGGAAACGTGATTTCCAAGGGTTGCCAAGGACTTCTGGTCCCCCTGAGAAGACTCAAGAACTAGAAGAAGCCACTAATGATGAGGTCGCTGATTGTTGGTATTAG
- the LOC104723026 gene encoding polygalacturonase QRT3-like isoform X1 gives MELRKTQMAMSVCLAMIMSLMVSQVVFAEKYSGSMSPHDRKLAEMQALKASLVRRNLPAIVSPPPTPPQAVPGPRVYQVISYGADPTGKLDSTGAILKAMEEAFDGPSHGVLIAGINDLGGARIDLQGGSYLISRPLRFPSAGAGNLLINGGTLRASNDFPMDRYLIELNDEKSKQQYIFEYITLRDLLIDCNYRGGAIAVINSLRTSIDNCYITRFGDTDGILVKRGHETYIRNSFLGQHITAGGDRGERNFSGTAVNLMGNDNAVTDTVIFSARIGVMISGQANLLSGVHCYNKATGFGGTGIYLKLPGLTQNRIVNSYMDYTGIVAEDPVQLQISGTFFLGDAFIVLKSIAGLVRGVNIVDNMFSGSGNGVPIVQLDQRNTAFEDVDQVFVDRNSVNGMGAKSTVAKGSVDGNGTSWTVDFNPVLLFPDMINHVQYTLVASEAGAFPVHAVRNVSGNRVVVETNAPVAATVYVTVTQ, from the exons ATGGAGCTAAGGAAAACTCAAATGGCCATGTCGGTTTGCTTGGCGATGATAATGAGTCTAATGGTGAGTCAAGTGGTCTTCGCCGAGAAATATTCAGGTTCAATGTCCCCTCATGACCGAAAATTGGCAGAAATGCAAGCCCTTAAAGCTTCATTGGTTCGTCGAAACCTACCGGCTATAGTATCTCCTCCTCCTACCCCTCCTCAG GCAGTACCCGGTCCGCGAGTGTATCAAGTGATATCATATGGTGCCGATCCGACAGGGAAATTGGATAGCACGGGTGCGATATTAAAAGCTATGGAAGAAGCATTTGATGGTCCAAGTCATGGAGTGTTGATAGCAGGTATAAATGATCTCGGAGGAGCAAGAATCGATCTCCAAGGCGGAAGCTACTTAATCAGCCGTCCTCTCCGGTTTCCCTCAGCCGGCGCCGGAAATCTCCTC ATCAACGGAGGCACACTAAGAGCATCAAATGATTTCCCGATGGATAGGTACTTGATCGAACTAAACGACGAGAAGTCAAAACAACAATACATCTTCGAATACATAACTCTAAGAGATCTTCTCATCGACTGCAACTACCGCGGTGGAGCAATCGCCGTCATCAACTCTCTCCGAACAAGCATTGACAACTGTTACATCACCAGGTTCGGAGACACTGACGGTATTCTAGTCAAAAGAGGACACGAGACTTACATCCGAAACTCGTTTCTCGGTCAACACATAACCGCCGGTGGAGACAGAGGAGAGAGAAACTTTTCCGGCACCGCCGTGAACCTGATGGGTAACGATAACGCCGTTACTGACACAGTCATATTCTCCGCCAGGATCGGAGTAATGATATCGGGACAAGCGAACTTATTATCAGGAGTGCATTGTTATAACAAAGCAACCGGTTTCGGAGGAACCGGGATTTATTTGAAATTACCCGGTTTAACTCAAAACCGGATTGTGAATTCGTATATGGATTATACCGGTATCGTCGCGGAAGACCCGGTTCAGCTACAGATTTCAGGGACGTTTTTTCTGGGAGACGCGTTTATTGTGTTGAAATCGATAGCTGGATTGGTTCGAGGGGTTAACATTGTCGACAATATGTTTTCCGGTTCGGGTAATGGGGTCCCGATTGTGCAATTGGATCAGAGGAATACGGCGTTCGAGGACGTTGATCAGGTTTTCGTTGATCGGAACAGTGTGAACGGTATGGGAGCGAAATCAACGGTGGCTAAAGGATCGGTCGACGGAAACGGTACGTCTTGGACCGTTGATTTTAACCCGGTTTTGTTGTTCCCGGACATGATCAATCACGTGCAGTACACACTGGTGGCGAGTGAAGCTGGCGCGTTTCCGGTACACGCGGTAAGGAACGTATCTGGTAACCGAGTTGTCGTTGAGACAAACGCTCCTGTTGCTGCGACAGTTTATGTAACAGTGACTCAATGA
- the LOC104723026 gene encoding polygalacturonase QRT3-like isoform X2, with protein MYKSAKCVTPNRNDKSLYNVSLEETMELRKTQMAMSVCLAMIMSLMVSQVVFAEKYSGSMSPHDRKLAEMQALKASLVRRNLPAIVSPPPTPPQAVPGPRVYQVISYGADPTGKLDSTGAILKAMEEAFDGPSHGVLIAGINDLGGARIDLQGGSYLISRPLRFPSAGAGNLLINGGTLRASNDFPMDRYLIELNDEKSKQQYIFEYITLRDLLIDCNYRGGAIAVINSLRTSIDNCYITRFGDTDGILVKRGHETYIRNSFLGQHITAGGDRGERNFSGTAVNLMGNDNAVTDTVIFSARIGVMISGQANLLSGVHCYNKATGFGGTGIYLKLPGLTQNRIVNSYMDYTGIVAEDPVQLQISGTFFLGDAFIVLKSIAGLVRGVNIVDNMFSGSGNGVPIVQLDQRNTAFEDVDQVFVDRNSVNGMGAKSTVAKGSVDGNGTSWTVDFNPVLLFPDMINHVQYTLVASEAGAFPVHAVRNVSGNRVVVETNAPVAATVYVTVTQ; from the exons ATGTATAAGAGTGCAAAATGTGTGACTCCCAATAGAAACGACAAAAGTTTGTATAATGTTTCATTA GAAGAAACAATGGAGCTAAGGAAAACTCAAATGGCCATGTCGGTTTGCTTGGCGATGATAATGAGTCTAATGGTGAGTCAAGTGGTCTTCGCCGAGAAATATTCAGGTTCAATGTCCCCTCATGACCGAAAATTGGCAGAAATGCAAGCCCTTAAAGCTTCATTGGTTCGTCGAAACCTACCGGCTATAGTATCTCCTCCTCCTACCCCTCCTCAG GCAGTACCCGGTCCGCGAGTGTATCAAGTGATATCATATGGTGCCGATCCGACAGGGAAATTGGATAGCACGGGTGCGATATTAAAAGCTATGGAAGAAGCATTTGATGGTCCAAGTCATGGAGTGTTGATAGCAGGTATAAATGATCTCGGAGGAGCAAGAATCGATCTCCAAGGCGGAAGCTACTTAATCAGCCGTCCTCTCCGGTTTCCCTCAGCCGGCGCCGGAAATCTCCTC ATCAACGGAGGCACACTAAGAGCATCAAATGATTTCCCGATGGATAGGTACTTGATCGAACTAAACGACGAGAAGTCAAAACAACAATACATCTTCGAATACATAACTCTAAGAGATCTTCTCATCGACTGCAACTACCGCGGTGGAGCAATCGCCGTCATCAACTCTCTCCGAACAAGCATTGACAACTGTTACATCACCAGGTTCGGAGACACTGACGGTATTCTAGTCAAAAGAGGACACGAGACTTACATCCGAAACTCGTTTCTCGGTCAACACATAACCGCCGGTGGAGACAGAGGAGAGAGAAACTTTTCCGGCACCGCCGTGAACCTGATGGGTAACGATAACGCCGTTACTGACACAGTCATATTCTCCGCCAGGATCGGAGTAATGATATCGGGACAAGCGAACTTATTATCAGGAGTGCATTGTTATAACAAAGCAACCGGTTTCGGAGGAACCGGGATTTATTTGAAATTACCCGGTTTAACTCAAAACCGGATTGTGAATTCGTATATGGATTATACCGGTATCGTCGCGGAAGACCCGGTTCAGCTACAGATTTCAGGGACGTTTTTTCTGGGAGACGCGTTTATTGTGTTGAAATCGATAGCTGGATTGGTTCGAGGGGTTAACATTGTCGACAATATGTTTTCCGGTTCGGGTAATGGGGTCCCGATTGTGCAATTGGATCAGAGGAATACGGCGTTCGAGGACGTTGATCAGGTTTTCGTTGATCGGAACAGTGTGAACGGTATGGGAGCGAAATCAACGGTGGCTAAAGGATCGGTCGACGGAAACGGTACGTCTTGGACCGTTGATTTTAACCCGGTTTTGTTGTTCCCGGACATGATCAATCACGTGCAGTACACACTGGTGGCGAGTGAAGCTGGCGCGTTTCCGGTACACGCGGTAAGGAACGTATCTGGTAACCGAGTTGTCGTTGAGACAAACGCTCCTGTTGCTGCGACAGTTTATGTAACAGTGACTCAATGA